Within Wyeomyia smithii strain HCP4-BCI-WySm-NY-G18 chromosome 2, ASM2978416v1, whole genome shotgun sequence, the genomic segment ctgctgaaaatgaccgaataccagccaatatgaatatattcagaattagagcgccaaaagccaaaagtcgaagattttgtcatttcgataaaaccattcatttcaaacgatttgtcttttgactttgatcatatcctatggccgattcgtcgtgcatttgcagactttaaacacatcgtaaGGAATctatgaatttggaacgttcaaatagtacaaaaccacatttaaattatgttgagaccacatatatcaatcaaagcaggtatagttttaaatagcctttgaatttcttttctttccataacttttgagccacatatcaaattgttatgaagtttattatttgtaagtttgagagatgacttgttcgtatgacactagttatgttcaaattagtcatgtaatctttgaaataatagactttcgttgtttttttgacaatttaatacataacgatggcttaagttcaattataatcaaatgaaatgggaacagaatagggcagccaaattttgaaaccacgtgttcaatcataattcatcagttgacccttaactagcccgctcatctgatattaatattgatcaaaacggttgtgtagtttctgagataatgaagtttcgtgattttcacatttcggtacttcacagacgaagttacagtctgattacagtaaaattcaatagggtgttacgaggcagctagacttattagttgacactaattttgtagaaatcgggtcagccatcactgagaaaagtgagtgagttcaagtagtcttcggaatatgttccgtttcattgctggatttcacatttttaaacataacaagaaaagtaatagtctgattgcaaaacaaatcaatagggtcttatggggcaactagaccttccatttgacactgattttatgaaaatcggttcagccatctctgagaaacatgagtgagattaagtagtcttcaaaagacGATTCtagttataacttttgaaccacacgttcaatctttatgaaattcaaaagttaagggtatttcaagttgcccgttcatttgaaatcaattttttccaaatcggttgtgtagttttcgagataatgatgtttcatgatttttacattttgaactataacctctaaactaaaaatccgattacaatgaaatttaatagggtcttatgggacaacgagacctttcacttgcaattaatttcatgaaaatcggtccagccatctctgagaaaagtgagtgagaataaaaatctgcaaatacacacacacatacatacagaaaatgctcagctcgtcgagctgagtcgagtgatatatgccattcggccctttgaagcacttttatactttcggttttgcaagtgattgctatacctttctaggagaaaggcaaaaagaatttAAATGTGCTTATTTAAGCACCTACAAACCCCAAACCAAATTTAAGCTCCTACAAATTTTTCTTAGTTGCGCACATGCGTAAAACTGATCGTCCATGGAAATTTATTGAAtcaagaataattcttaaagtTTAATGAGGTATGTACAGGTAGATTTAAAGGACCAAGTTTCGAAATGGttacggtagaaccacttttcaatgCGATAAACATCTTCTTTTTCCCCTGACGGTGGCAAGGCACGCagatttattagtattttttgtagACCGCGATATCCATTTCAGCAAACTCCGATTATATTTTATCCGAATTTCGATATCTGTCCCCGTAGCCAAATTTAAATGACCGCATTGcaattattttatttgcatATTGTACAAACCACACTACAAGCAATCGTTTCGCCAATATCCGCATCATCAGCTATCAAATCCGCATCTGAAAATGTCTAAAAAATCATAACTCGAACATAATTCAAACCCCTACACTCCTATGTACCAGTGTAGCATCAGTGCACATGATGAAACTCCATCTGTCTAGAGATAACTAAAATGTGTTTCAATTACCGGTGTATTGAGTGAAGACAGCAGagccaaatatttttttcaataaggccgttacaaattttatttccatttcatgtcaccccccccccccccaaccttcaaaaatcttgaatattggaaggggaagaaaaaaaaaagctcataccgttttattcattttgtttttcgacagcattaatgcttaatttagcaatgaacaagtccagtgacagagagagtgtcgtcaaaaggcaagcgaaatagatagtaataataataaagtgttatttttcaacatttatttgaatgcaagttacaaacgtcataacttgcacacatacttttatcaaagatatttcttttttttttttcgtctcggtgttatttattttttgccaccccgtTTGCTAAGTTTGATaatcttggacataaaaagaattcgaaatttgtatcagcctaattagaaGATATTGAAGGATTGGTTTTCTAAGCTAGGTGCAGATAAGCTATCAAATCTACCTCAAAACCAAGGTGCAACAACAGAATACATTTTATAATGGAAGGTAACAGGAACACAACAACCTTAGCGACCTCGAAATAGTATAATGCATTggcattttgttttgtttatcatTTGAGTGAATCGTGATGTGTCATACGAAATTCATTTAAAGTCCTCACTGACGGTACCAAAAAGTAATCGATCTCGTTTTTTTTCAGAAGGCTGAGCATTATTTGATTTATTGTGATAAGCTCTAGCTTACTCTAAGTTCATACGGGCATGCTCATCCCTATGCGGTGAGTCGGTGTTGTTACTTGATTGCGATTTATCTCAGTTAGGCGCCGCAATTAGTATAAATTCGCTTCTGATATCCCAATTAGCTTCCACCGTCGTCTTCTCCCACTCAACATCTTTAAATCGATATATTAATCACTCATCGGTTCAATATTGTTATCATATTTGATTATCTCACCTCTGTAAAACGGACACAATTCTTCAACTATAATTATAAAATACACGCATCAAACAACCAATATTTCAGTTacattttttccgatttttattcACATTTTTTACTGTAATAGATACTTATAGTTTATATACTTATAGTCAATTTATAAATATGTAcactaaattaaacattttatcgctcgtaaatttaaatttagtaCTATATAGTACTTCTCGTACAGGATCTGATGTGTTACTAAAGGCGAAGCGCAATAGATATAGAGTTTGCAATGCAGCATACATGGTGACAGATGCAAGCAGTCATTTCGCCAGATCGAAAATGCCATCTATCGATAAACTTTATCCGTCGAGATCATGTTAGTCTCAATGGAACCTTTTGTGGGTCGAACCCGTACTTGAAACGCTTTCCACTTGTTTTTCAGACAAGTTTATTCCGGAAAAGTTGTAGGTTTATTCTGTGAATTGTTTTGCTTTAAAGTTTCACATCAAATAAATCCGCATCACATTTGTAAAAGGTTTTCGACAAAGAGGACACTTAGTAACCGAGGAGGCACACTTAGCACATGCTACCACGTGACCGCAAGGTGAAAATGCCGTATTGTATTCATTAACGTAGCAGATTTTGCATGTTCGGTTCGTATCCAACTTACGGCTCGGTTCGTCTTCATCCTCATCGACACCACTACTAGATGACGCATGGGCCATTGAAGAACGGATACCGCAGATAATGTTACCGCTAGGATTAGTCTCTTCCATTGACGTGCTCAAACTGGAAGACTGCGATGAAGGAAGCGAGGTGGTTGCAGACGAAGCCACTCCCGATGTAGAAGGCTGTGGCGAACATGACGGAATGAAATGATGAGGAATTTCAAGAGGTTCTGATGCAGCAGGGGGATCATTCTTTTTCAACAAACACTGGGCAATATAATCTTCGCCCTTCATTAGTTTCAGGTACTCACAATGACTATACCACATGGCATGCTGTTCCCAGGGCTCATCTTCAGCCTCCCAGTCTTTTAGTCCACCCCCACAACTAAAACACTTTACTCGGTCACTTTTGCCTGTATAGAAAAACCCAGCGTCACTAAGTTCTTTTGGTTTTTGCTTCATGAACTTCGGCCAATCGTCATAACTTTCCAACCTTTTTGCCTCTATAGCGTAGTTTGGATACTCAGGCCGTTTTTGCTGTGGTTCTTGAAGCTGCTGATGATGCTGCAAATGGTGTTCATGACTAACTGAACCGGTAGACATCATACTAGATTCGGAAGTTAGTGAACTAGGTGGCGATAACAGTGATCCATTGCTACTCCTATCTGATGAAGACCGATCATTTTCCGCAACAGAATTCTCCCGTATCCTAATGCCACAAGTGTCATAACTAGGTTCCGGTAGCTGATCTAGAAAACTCCCATCAACCGGAATATTATTGGTTTGACGTTTTCGCAACAACGGGCAGTACGGCGACCATCTCAGATGCTCAGATAAAACATTATCATTCTGTTCCCACAGGCCGATTTCAACCCGGCAGAAATAACACTTAACCATGTCGTTTGGTCCTACGTAGTAAAACCCATACCGAGCGAGTTCTGCCTTATTGATGAATGAAACCGACCAATCGCGAAAAGATTCCAACCTAGTAATTTCTGCATGATATGACACTGCTGGTTCGGTCAATGAGTACGACGAATCATCCTTTACTTTATTATCCGTGTAATCCTGTGGTATTGAAGGTATCGATAGAACTTGCGCAGTCATTTTATTTCTCTCTGTCGTGAGGTACACTGTTTTCAGTTTTCTGCCTGCTGAGAACTGTAAATTGAGACTGGCGAGAAGGAAAAATGAAAGAGTGGCGAACGTGCTCTAGCCGCAATGGTTGGACGGTGACTGAAGGCTTCTCGCTGTCCCAGAGTTTCCTGACTGTAGTTGGATGCAGTTGCTATAATGCCTTTTTCGTTCAAGTGCAATCAAACGCTTCTCTGAATTTTATGTTTACACTTTTTTCTCTGTCCCGCTCAGTAGAAGTATTGTTCACGTACGCAAACTATCGTTTTTATTCTCAGAATTAGTAAGCACACTTATGATGATGGTGAGTCTGACGATGATGGTGATGTTGACGATTATATCGATTTTTTAAATCAGATGAGGTATAGACGATctgtaaaagaaaaataaataaaggaTCATAAATTTTTCTGTTTCGATAAAAAACTTCAAGGTATTTGTAacaattcaaattgttttaTGGAAGTTTTTAGATAATGTTGGACTATCAAACACTCGCAAACATAATGCGAAAACTAATTTCAATATAACTCTATATAGCTGATAGGAACTTTTTTTCATCTACAATTCTCAACATGTTTACCTGAAAACTTTGAattggaaattaaaattaaaatatattgtCATTTTTCGCCTGTTGTTGCGCCAGAGCTCGAAATAAATATTTCGTACTGCTTTCATTGCCTGTGCTTAATATTGATTAGTGTCTTATCAATGAATGCACATCAATTTCGAGTAAAGGTTTATCAGCTTGGTAGGTACCAACACAAGAATTTAAGGAAACCCAGTAAAATACTCACTCACCATGCTTGCGTTGCTTTGCATCCGCAAATTATTTCTTATggtttgaatttttcaacacACTGTACTAATGATAGATTGGAAGTTTCCGTTTATATACCGAACAGATATCGACGGAAAAATTCATGATAAGATATTTTTAACTAACGACTACAAATTTGTTGCATCAAGACTACAGATAAGATATTGGACTGTCACAATTCTTCGAAAAGAGTCTACTGTAAAACATAGATCCTGGAAATTTTCAAATAACCTTAGCTGGAGCGTTCCAATATATACTGATACTGATATCCAATATATACTGATACTGATACTGATGATCCAATATACTGATAAAATATTTTACTAATCATAGCACAGTTTTGTATCCAAGAAAATTAGTTCGGAATGTCATGTGATACGTGAACGcaaataacatgtatttttgtgttattttatTCAATTGCGCTATATAAGTTTACTCGTCTCATAAGATTACATGTGGCGCCTTTTGAAACACATTTATTTATTGGCTGAACCACAAGGCATACTCGAGAAATGACACTGATCACATACGTTTTCCAGTGATTAATTGTGAAATTTTATCATGAAATGTCGCATAAAGTGTAAACACTGATAAGATTGTGCTACAAATTATCTTGACTTTGAACGATTACTGGCCGTATTTTTCCAACACGTACTATGAAAAATACGGGTTTCAAGTATCTATATAATAGCAAGCTATAATTAGTGAATTTAAGTTCATTTAAATTTGAAGAagtatgtatgattttttttcatcatctagAAGAGGTTTTAAGCCTCCTGGCTGGTTCACCTCTGATAAAAATATTGTGAACCATTCATCACTGAACGCTAAAATTTGCAACTCGGTGTATGTTGCACTGTCCCACCAAACAACTTTACCAACAAGTTATAAACCCCTCTACTAGGTACTGTGTACTGTGTTTCAAAGCAAATTCTCGATTGAACGGAGCCTGTCTTTGTCGGACGTCAAACATTTTACTAGCGGTGCTCTTCTCCGCACCCAACCGCACCGGTTTATGCCTACCAGGGCAGTGTTCAGAGCCTGGGAATGGAATGCAGAACAGCAATCTTCGGGCTTCATCTCTCAATCTCGACTCTCCCTTGCCTGTGTTGGGCTTGCATGAATGTACAGCAATTCTCTGTTGGGCTGCAAGATTCGTGCAGCCTACAACGCAAGAAatgttataaataaaatataattatgCTCTGAGTTCGCCACAGCAGTAGCCCGTGGCCGTCTGAAATACCGAAGCAACTTTTGTGAACCGGCAGTTTAAATTCCGGAGCTCGCCACGAAGGAAAAGAGAAACACTGTATGAAGGCAATGAAGGGTTATTCGTGTAGACTTTTTTTTCACTCGTGTGATCTTTAGCCAGTTCTTGCGCTACAAGTTTCTTGAATGAAAGTCGTTGAAATTAATGCTGGAAATTTTACTAATCGTTCTACTAATCATTCACCAGAAATAGAGTATACATGTTGCTGTATCTAAATCGATGAAATGTCATATTAATGCCCGACAACTTGGCAAAGTTTCTGAGATTCAGCACCACTCAACTTCAAGGATTGTATTATTATTCAATTTCGCATCAACTTCATGACAGTAGAAAAATCTGTACCAATCtgttctttttaatttttccaatcTGTATTCTACACagcgtagcactagccccgctgtcctgtacactaaacagtcggctgcgaagtctgtgtataaataacccttttttttggatttttaatttttcgtgtaTGCCCCCAAAGCTTGGAAGCTCCTCCTAGACCCTCTCTCCCCCTCCCCCCACCCAAATTTGACTATGTATATGACACCTACTTAATAATGCAGGTTCATGCAACTCAATTCATACTCGCATTACCAGCACGCTTCAATAACGCAGCTGCCTTAGATTTTGTG encodes:
- the LOC129721931 gene encoding death-associated inhibitor of apoptosis 1, with the protein product MTAQVLSIPSIPQDYTDNKVKDDSSYSLTEPAVSYHAEITRLESFRDWSVSFINKAELARYGFYYVGPNDMVKCYFCRVEIGLWEQNDNVLSEHLRWSPYCPLLRKRQTNNIPVDGSFLDQLPEPSYDTCGIRIRENSVAENDRSSSDRSSNGSLLSPPSSLTSESSMMSTGSVSHEHHLQHHQQLQEPQQKRPEYPNYAIEAKRLESYDDWPKFMKQKPKELSDAGFFYTGKSDRVKCFSCGGGLKDWEAEDEPWEQHAMWYSHCEYLKLMKGEDYIAQCLLKKNDPPAASEPLEIPHHFIPSCSPQPSTSGVASSATTSLPSSQSSSLSTSMEETNPSGNIICGIRSSMAHASSSSGVDEDEDEPSRKLDTNRTCKICYVNEYNTAFSPCGHVVACAKCASSVTKCPLCRKPFTNVMRIYLM